One Triticum dicoccoides isolate Atlit2015 ecotype Zavitan chromosome 3B, WEW_v2.0, whole genome shotgun sequence genomic window, CGTGTCACTTCTTCACGGCGGCGGGAGGCGAGCATGCAGGCGGTGGCGGGCATCCGGCGGGGGCTGACCATAGACccggcaggggaggaggaggcgccggcgCAGCGGTTCGGGCGGCTGGTCAGGGAGAGCCCCGTGGTCATCTTCGCGCGCCGCGGCTGCTACATGGCGCACGTGATGAAGAGCCTCCTCGCGGCCGTCGGCGCGCACGCCACCGTCATCGAGCTGGAGGGCCCCGCCGAGGAGCGCGCGGCGGTGGAGGCCGGCGGCCACGCGGCCGTGCCGGCGCTCTTCGTCGGGGGCGCTCCGGTGGGCGGCCTGGAGGGCCTCATGGGGCTCCACCTCAGCGGCCTCCTCGTCCCACGCCTCCGAGAGGTCGGAGCCCTCCGCGCCTAGCTAGCAGCTGCTGGATCCTCTCCTCCCCATCTCCGGCGACTCTCTTGCACGTGTGCGTGCACgcttcgtcttcgtcttcgtctcCGTGTATGTACATATGGAAACCATGAGCTTTGTAATTTCAAGACTATCAAGGGTGTGGAGTGAGAAACAACAGGATAAATAAGCTGTACCGCACGGGTGGGAAAGACAACGAGATGAACTCTAGCGGGGGTGTTGTGACAAAAAAGGTTGGACCTAAATGTGATTATTACCTTACTTAGGACTACTCCAGCTGTGTTGAGTTTCGCAGACATCATCAGCAACTTAGCTGTTTGAAAAGCCCCTCTTTGCTTGCCCACTTGTTTAAAATCTTGCTTCTGTTTTGTCCTGGTGTGACGTTCTTTGTTTGGCGCTAATTAACTAGTGATCACCCCACATGATTGCCGTATAATCATACTTGGAAGCCGATTACTCTATGGCAGGGAGATAACATATTCAAGTACCGGGGTGGGGGGTGGGTAATGGAGGGGGACGTTAGCACGAACTTGGAACCCTAATGGCTGCTTTGCCCGGCAATGATCGAAATGCGCATCAGTCTCGCTCAGTACGGCGGAACTTCAACCACAAGCTGTGAATGGCAAGGGTTGGACCTAGCAAGCCTAGCATACAAGTATAGAACCAATATTGAGGTCAGATGAACTGAATGAAACTTGTCAAATCCTTTCTAAGAGTAGCACCTCCTTTTTCTGAATTTAAGACTGGCCCTTCATTAGTGGTACTCCTAGATGATACATGATACTGTAAGGGCATGTTTGgtttcaaataagtcaccaacttataagtcgaaaagtggaAAAAATGACTTATTTTGTCAAACATACCTAACTTATAAGTCACCCTaacttagggcctgtttggtttcaataagtcacctgacttataagtcaggtgacttaaaaccagtgacttataagtcacgcctgtttggttgtcacctgacttataagtcacctgacacaTTTTTCCACACCAATCAACATCATGCAGGTGGTGGGACCCATGCAAAAGggatgacttataagttttaagttggggtggagcaacttatgacttataagttggggtgacttataaatcGGGTGTGTTtaacaaaataagtcactttttcacttttcgacttataagttggtgacttatttggaaccaaacagacCCTTATAAGTTTCACCCCaatttagggcctgtttggttccaaaNNNNNNNNNNNNNNNNNNNNNNNNNNNNNNNNNNNNNNNNNNNNNNNNNNNNNNNNNNNNNNNNNNNNNNNNNNNNNNNNNNNNNNNNNNNNNNNNNNNNNNNNNNNNNNNNNNNNNNNNNNNaaataagtcaccaacttataagtcgaaaagtgaaaaaagtgacttattttatcAAACATACCCGACTTATAAGTCCCccaaacttataagtcataagttgctccatccCAACTTAAAAtttataagtcacccccttttgcgTAGGTCCCATCACATGCATGATGTGGATTGATGTGGGAAGGTGTGtcaagtgacttataagtcacgtgacaaccaaacaggcgtgacttataagtcactggttttaagtcacctaaCTTATAaaggcctgtttggttccaaataagtcaccaacttatagtcgaaaagtgaaaaaagtgacttattttgctaaacagacccgacttataagtcacccaacttataagtcataagttgcttcaccccaacttaaaacttataagtcaccctctTTTACATGGGTCCCACCACCTGCATGATGTTGATTGGTGTGAAAAGGtgtgtcaggtgacttataagtcaggtgacaaccaaacaggcatgacttataagtcactggttttaagtcacctgacttataagtcaggtgacttattggaaccaaacaggtcCTTCAGGTGACTTATTTAGAATCAAACAggccaacttataagtcaccccaacttataagtcataagttgctccaccccaacttaaaacttataagtcaccccttttGCGTGGGTCCCACCACATGCATGATGTGGATTGATGTGGGAAGGTGTGGTCAAAGTGACTTATAAGTAGGTGACAACCAAAtagacctgacttataagtcactggttttaagtcacctgacttgtaagttggtgacttatttggaaccagaCAGAccctaaaacttataagtcactttCTTTTGTGTGGGTCCCACCACCTACATGATGTGGATTGATATGGAAATATATgatcaggtgacttataagtcagatgacaaccaaacaggcgtgacttataagtcactggttttaagtcacctaacttataagtcaggtgacttattgaaaCGACATAGACCCTAAGCTATGAAGCTAACCCAGAgagtctttttttcttttctgttccgCGAATGATTTGTGGTTCCCCATTGCCTTAACTGTTACGGAAATGCGAGATAGAGTTAAAAAATAACTGCGGGGCGAGATAGAATATTAAATCATTTACACGATAAACTGTTAAATTTTTACTACTACTAACACGGTGAAATAACAAGATCATAgagtgaatatatatatatatatatatatatatatatatatatatatatatatatatatatatatatatagacacacacacggtGGCGCCAAAGTGAGCCGGAGCGTAGAAAAGCTAATCATGCGCTCCGGTCAGATCGCGCTATCCGCTCAACGGCCTCAACCAAACCAGCAGAATTCTTTCCACCTGCTAGTAAAAACTTTAGTAAAGTATCGTAAAACAATAAAAATGGTTACCAGATGTATGGACCGGTTCCCCGCTCGGCCAACCTGCTCGTAAAACTTCTCGTAAATATGATAACAAAATTAAAGTAGTTACTATATGCATGCACGAGTCCTTTTGTTCCACCAAATCACACCTTTTTTTTTCTACCACGTGGTAGTAAAACATTCAGTAGATATAGTAACGGAATTAAAGTTGTTATTATGTGCATGCACGAGTTCTTGGATCCACTACATTAATCCATCCTTTTCTTCCTCATGCTAGTAAAACATCTAATGAATATAGTAATTAGTTACTATATGCATGCGCAAGTCCTTCGGTCCACCAATCATGTCTCGGATTCACCCCATGCCTCATTTTACTGGAAGTTTACTACTGATTTCTTGCCTAATCATTAGTAGTAACAGGTAAGTACACATGATTACCACATATAGTGAAACTTTTACGACTAGGCGGGAGGATCGCTGGTTTAGTTTGCACGCGCCCTGGTTTGTGGCTCCATGTTGTACGCGCTGTACGACCGGAGCGCAGGATTACTCATTATGCGCTCAGGCTTACTTTAGcgcgtctatatatatatatatatatatatatatatatatatagacacacacacacacacacacacacacacactacctcgTCATGTAGTATAAAATAGCTTTTCGTAATGTGAAATAACAAAATAATGGCGGGGGTGAGATATTACTCCTTCCATTTCGTAATGTAGTACGCCCACGCTTTTTAAGGTTTATGTTTAATCATAAATTTAACCAATGTGAACAACTACGACGGAGCACGTTCTAAATAATACATATACAAGAAGTGCGGAGAAGTATTTTACCTATACACGAAGGCGACGACGACGAAGCATGAatggttagagcatctacaaccacataTAAAAAGCTAGGGTTTCTCTTGTCTCCCGTCGGCGCCGTCGCCAGTGCGCCCCGTCTTCGGTGGCCATAGGGTCATGAAGGCAGAGTGGATCTCGGCCTTTACTGGTGGGAGGGCTATATTTTTACATCTATTTtcgagttttattagggtttgtgttctactcaggaagacgagacggcggtgactccctgaagatggaataaaggtctcctcgTCTAGTCCCCGTTCCGGCgatgcgtctagcatcgtcggtgggcgtgtggaggtgtgtctccgacggATCTGTCTTTGATGGATTTGCTTAGATCTGTTCATCGTTCGTCTATATTCATGTgtgttcaggttggatccttccgatctacactcttcatcggcggcgggtGCTATACTGGTGCGTtggttctatggggccttagcacgacgactttccgactgtctactacaacaaggtttgcccggcttcGGCGAGGGAGGGACAATGACAGTgatgcgccttcggctcgcttcagtgcttatagttgtcgctaggtggtttacgtatctggatgtaatttttattatttttagtgtTCGATGTACTACcgtgattgaaaatgaatagattggAAATTTTCCCGCAAAATAAATAAATCTACAGCCACATATAGTTAATTCGACCCTCAAACGTCCCGCATGCATCCTAAACTACCTCGCGTAAATCCCACACGGTAGTCCACATGGATGGTTAGAGTTAGTACATGTTTTATCTGACCGGTGAATTTTTCCGGTGTGTTTCACGGTCGACACGGGCCGTTGATTCTTACGTACGTTGCGTCGAGCAGAAGAAACGGGAGAGACGTAGAGTAAAGACGTGCGGTTGCCAACACTCAAAGACATTGCACGCGGCGGTGGCCTAGCCGCATCGGCTCCGAGCCAGCGATCCATGGCGTACGTCGCACGTGCCAGCTGCTTAATTCCCGGCGGGAAGTAAAATACGTACTGCTACGTGCAGCTGACGCGAAATTTCATACAGCGCCATGCCGAA contains:
- the LOC119275050 gene encoding monothiol glutaredoxin-S2-like, whose amino-acid sequence is MQAVAGIRRGLTIDPAGEEEAPAQRFGRLVRESPVVIFARRGCYMAHVMKSLLAAVGAHATVIELEGPAEERAAVEAGGHAAVPALFVGGAPVGGLEGLMGLHLSGLLVPRLREVGALRA